A region of the Candidatus Eisenbacteria bacterium genome:
GCCCCGCACGAGACGCAGGGCGGGCTCGCGCTCCTGGGACACGAGGATCGCCGAGAGGAGGGCGAGGTGCGCGAGCGCGGACATGGTGAGCCCGCGCGTCAGATTGCGGCGCGCGACGAACGTGAGCTCGCGAAACGGGAACGGCGTCTGGCCGGGGGGAGGGACGGCTCGCGCGGTCATGGGCGCGACCTTTCGTCTCCGGCGAGTTCGCCGCGGGGTCGCGGCGATACCGCGATGGCGAGAGGGGGCCGGCGTGCCGGGCGGGGGGACCTGCGCTGCGGGTGCTGCTCGCGGGGAGGAGGATCCGAGTCCTCCTCCCCGCGGATCCTACGTCGTTCGCTACAGGCGGAAGTCCATCGGGACTTCCACCCAGACCGCAACGGGTTTGTTGTTGCTCAGCGCCGGCTTGAAGACCCACTTCTGCACCGCCTGCTTCGCGGCATCATCGAGGCCGGTGACGCTCTGCTTCACCTTCACGTTCTTCACACGGCCATCCTTCCCCACGAGCACGTGCAGGATCACCTTGCCCGTGATCCCCGCGTCGCGGGCGAATTCCGGATAGGCAGGCGTGGGAGCCGTGACGGGAACGGGCTCGTCCTCGTAGTAGACGAACTCTCCCTCGCTCGGGAGGTCGTCGGTCGACGCGATCACGAGGCTGTCTCGTCCGGAGCCGCTTCCGAGCCCGACGGGTGCGAGCGTGGCCGCGATCTCCTGCTGGGTCATGATCGTCTGCTCGGGCGCCAGCTCGTCCGCGACCGGGACCGGCATTCCGATCGTCGGCTTCACGATCGGCTGGTCGAGCGGCACCACCGGCGGCGGCGGCGCGTTC
Encoded here:
- a CDS encoding energy transducer TonB; this translates as MTSTTATATMTSVDRVPIGAADLKANSQKFLGRALAVSAGIHLALIGIYIGSTLWKPKDEAEYTGRVIKMQTLPPPPPLSNAPPPPVVPLDQPIVKPTIGMPVPVADELAPEQTIMTQQEIAATLAPVGLGSGSGRDSLVIASTDDLPSEGEFVYYEDEPVPVTAPTPAYPEFARDAGITGKVILHVLVGKDGRVKNVKVKQSVTGLDDAAKQAVQKWVFKPALSNNKPVAVWVEVPMDFRL